In the Aquimarina spinulae genome, AGAGGCTTATAAGTTTGTACATAATATTCGATTTCTTCTGGAGATAACTCCTTAAAAGTAACCTTGGTGGTTTGATGCACTACAATGATCTGATTGATTGTCTTAAAACACACCGAAGTAATAACCTCATGCGTATCTCCGGATAGAGAATTAATCATTTCTGAAGCTTCTATCAGGTTTTTTGGCTTACCTAAGGCATTGTTTTTATGCCAAACAATGGTATCACTAGTGATTAAAATATCTTTGGGGTGTAAATCTGTAAAAGCATTTGCTTTAAGCTTAGCAAGGTAATCCGAAATTTCTTCGGCTTTAAGATGATCAGGATAAACCTCTTCAATCTCTTTTAATTGTATTGAAAAATCCAGGTCCAGATCCTTAAAAAATTGTTGCCTTCTAGGAGAACCAGACGCAAGAATTATATTTTTACCTTTTAATATATCTTTTAACATATGTTATACTAAAACAAATTGATAAAATAACAAAGAAATAGATGCACCAAATAAAATTATCTTTAAAAGCAATGCTAATCTTTTAAACTGCTGATCTGATTCGGCACTAAAGCTTTTGATCATAAAATAGAGTAAAGGAGCAACAATAAGTATCAGTACAAAAATAACAGCTTTACTGTTAGAAAAAAGATAATTATATATGTAATAAATTACAGATATAATTGGAAGCAATGTTAATACTCCGATTAATTTTGTTGTTCGATTTTTACCTAGAACTATTGGGATGGTTCTAATTCCTAAATTATGATCTCTATCTATGTGCAGACAATCTTTTATAATTTCTCTTAAGAGTATAATCATAAATGCAAATATTGAATAATCTAAAATAATAGAAAAAATAACGGTTTGTGATGCTCTATTCTTTTCGGTGATAGCAGGAAGAAGATCAAAAATCCCAACGACAATCAAACTTAATCCTATAAGTAGTGCGAGAATACAATTTTTAAGAACAATGATTTCTTTTAAATAAGAAGCGTAGATGTAAAATACTCCAGAAATTACTATAAATAATGCAGCAAAACCTGGCCTGTTAATAAGGTTAGCTAAGTAAAATCCAATAAGAACACCAATTACATTAAGAATAATAAATAATCGATTGGCCGATTTTTCGGTTATAGAATCATATAATACACCTTTTACACCGGTATCTTCTTGATTGTAAATTTCGATAATTATGTTTCCTGCAGCAGCAATACAAAATGTTGCCGCCATCAAAATAGCAATACCCAAGCCATTTAAGGTAATAGCAATATTAAAGGGTTCAAAAAGGCCATATTTAAGACATAATTGTGCAAAAGCAATTATAAGTAAGTTATCAAATTTTATAAGCTTCAGATAAGATAGCATAGAGGTGATTGGTTAATTAGTCAGCAAATGTAATAATTAATACCAATTTTAGCCCTATTAACATAGATACTTGAAAGCCTTGTTTTTATAGTAGTGAAGAGGTGTATTAACGTTAATAGAGGGTTAATGAAGGCTGATTTTATTGAATAAAAGGATGTTTGCTATACTTTTGGAATCATCATCAATCAAAAAACGAATAGGTATTAAAAAATAAATAAGCTGTATATCACTAATGAAGAAAAAGATAAACATACTCATTATTACATCTATTTTAACCTTATTGGCATTGTCTGGTATTCAGGGGTATTTGATTTATAACACGTACCAGCTTAAAAAGGATGTGTTTATTAAAGAAACCAAGAAGGCTGTTTCGAGTATAGATAATACTAAAGAAATGGATTCTATAGCAGAACTTTGGTATAATCAGCTAACAAAGAACCTGATAGAATATAGAAAGAATAATCTTCTTAAAAATGAAACTATAGAACGTTTCAAGCCTTTTACAGATTCGTTAAATAATATATTTAATGAATATTATAAAAAAGAAATTGGTAAGGTTAATCTGAGATATGAGTTAAAATATAAGAAAACAATAAAGAGTATTATTATTCATGATAATAACCTTTTAGATACCGTTTTTAAAGCAAAAGAAGAGAGTAATTACTTTCTGTTCGGAGAAGATTTTCCTGATGAAGAAGGTAATGTGATAAGTAGTGGTAGATGGTTTACAGAACAAGATATAGAGGATGATAGTGGTGTTGAAATTATAAAAACTCAACTTAATCTCGAAATTCGAACAGTAGATTCGATTAGTATTATTGGATGGAAAAGAATAGTTTTTGGGCAAATGGCAAGCCTGTTTTTATTCTCTGTTATATTGTTACTATTTGTAGTTGTCTTACTTTTTTATTCGATTAAAACTGTAATTAGACAAAAGAAAATAGCTGATGTGCGCAATGATTTTATAAATAACATTACTCATGAGCTTAAAACTCCTTTGGCAACTTTGGGTATTGCTTCGAAAAGTTTAAGGAGCAAAGAGACCCAAAATTCACCAAAAATATTCTCTAGTGCATTAGATATATTAGATCGACAGAATAACCGATTGCAGAAACTAATTGATCAGGTAATGAATAATACTTTGGGATCGGAAGAAATCATTTTGAGTAAAGAACAGGTTTTGGATGCTAAGTATTTTAAAGAAGTTGTAGAGGATTTTAAGGTATCGGTTAAAGATAAGCAAGTCGACGTAAGTATGAAGATAGAATTTAGAGATGTAAATCTTTATATCGATAAATTTCTATTTACCACAGCATTATTTAATGTACTGGAAAATGCTGTGAAATACGGGAAAGAAAAAGTCGAAATTAGAATACGAACAGAACGTAAAAACGATACATATACAATTTCGATTCGTGATAATGGGATCGGGATTTCTGAAAAAGAACATCATAAGATTTTTGAAAAATTTTATAGAGTAACAACAGGAAACATACATGATGTAAAGGGATTAGGTCTGGGATTGTTCTATACCAATCAAATTATTAAAGCACACCAGGGAGAAATTAATATTGAAAGTAAACCCGAAGAAGGAACAGATTTTAAAATAACCATACCAATAATTTAATAATTATGAAGCATATACTACTCGCAGAAGATGATTTTGATTTTGGAAGTATATTAAAGCAATATCTCGAAATACATAATTATAAGGTGATCTGGGCAAAAGACGGTAAAGAAGCACTATCGATATTTTCTGAAGGAAAATTTGATATATGTGTCTTTGATGTGATGATGCCAAAAATGGATGGGTTTACATTGGCAGAGCAAGTAGTAGAAATAGATCCCGAAATTCCATTCGTTTTCCTTACTGCTAAGAAAATGAAAGAAGATAAAATAAGAGGATTAAAATTAGGAGCAGATGACTACATCGTGAAACCATTTGAAGCAGATATTCTAGTCCTTAAACTTCAGAATATTTTAAAGCGAACACAGAAAATAGAATCCTTAAAAGATGATGTGGTAAAAATCGGAAATTATGAGTTCGATATTGTTAACCATCAATTAAAATTGAATGGAGAATCACAACGATTAACCGAAAAAGAAACATTGCTTATTCAATATTTATGGGAACATAGAAATAGAATGATTAAAAGAGAAGATGTGTTAAAAGATATTTGGGGTAATGATGATTTCTTCTCTGGTCGAAGTATGGATGTATTCATAAGTCGATTAAGAAAATATTTTAAAGAAGACAATACTATAAATATAGAAAGTGTACGTGGGGTTGGCCTCACATTTAGTATAGCTTAAATCTTCAATTAAAAAACGAATAGTATGAAAACATTAATCACCGTTTTGGTAAACCTACTAATAGGGTTACTAACCATGAATGCGCAAACAAGTGCTACAAGTTCTTCTAAATCATCATCACAAGTAACCATAAGTATTAGTGATGATTCTGGAGAGAAAAGTTATTCTAGATCCTTTGCGATCATTGATATGGAAGAGAGTTTTAGGATCAAAATTAGATTCATGAAATATATGAAGGGCGATGTAAAGTCTTATCTGATCGATCAATTTGGAAAAGAAAATATGATCATCGACGATGAAGCCTATCTGTGGAGAAAAGAAATAGAAGATGATGAGTTATATGAAGTGCGACTCAAAGACAATAAATTAAGAATCAATGTAGATAAAGAACTGGCCTCGAATAAATTGATTAAGAAATTTGAACGAATCGGCAAAGAATTAAAATCAATTACATCAAAAAACGAAAATTAAATCAATCATCAATCAAAAAACAGAAATTATGAAAACAATCATTTGTACATTAAGCCTTGTATTTGCTCTTTCTTTGAGCAATGCTCAAACAGCTTCAACTTCAAACTCTAAAGTATCTATTAGTTATTCTAGTGATGAACCAGGAGAAGGTAACTATAGAGTTAACATTTCTATCTCTAATACAGAAGATATGTATATCTTAAAAGCTAGCTTTCCATCATCTAAAACAGGAAAATTAAAACAATTCTTAAAAGATCATTTAACTCCAGAAATGACCAAAAACGGAACGACATCTACCTGGAAATATAATACCAAAGGAGAAACAGGGTATGTTGTAAAGCTGAAAAGAGGAAAACTAAACGTTTTTATGGATAAAGAATTCGTACCTGCAGACGTAGTAGAAGATCTTATAGACATGTTTAGCGATCTTAAAGATATTGTAAAAGAATAACTAGATCTTTTATAATAATTTAGATATGAGAAAACTTATAGTATTTTCAATTGTTTTATTAGGACTATTTAGTTGTAAAAAAAACGATTCTGATTTAATCTGTGAAAGAATTAATTACCTGGTAGATACAAAAAGTAATGTCGCAAAAAAATATTGGAAAGATTTTGATAAGCAGTTACTTTTTGGTCCTATGTTATATTATACAAAAGATGGTCTTTTTACAATAGATGCTAATGAAGCATTAAAAGAAAAAATAAACCTAGTAGCATATAATTGTAATGATTCTAATATATCTGTGGGGTTTACTCCCATAATTGACACTACAAATTTTTATATGAATGTGTCTTATGAAGACAAAAACATATCGGCATTAGAGTATAAAAATACATTAGGAATGTTTAGTGATGTAGAATTAACAGAAAAATTCATCACCGATGTTAAAGATACAGAAGAATGGATGACAATGGTTATTCATGAAATATTTCATCAATATCAAAAAAAATTCAAAAAGTTTCGAGAAAAACAGATGTCGAGCCAAAGAGATTTTGATAGAGATACATTAAATTATTTCTTTAAAAACGAGAATTGGTTTAATACAACAGTTAAGAGCGAAAATCAACTTCTTCTTAAGATAATACAAGAAGATAATAATGATAGTGTTAAGAATTACATTTCAGAATATTTAGAAAGTAAAGAGCAAAGATATGCTAAGATAAAGAATGAATTCAGAATAGATATATCTGCATTAGAAGCTAGCTTGTCTAAATCAGAAGGCACGGCCAGGTATATTGAATACTGTACCAAATTAGCGTTATCGACGAGTTCTAATAATCATACCTTATCCGAAATAGACAGCAAATATGTTGCTAATCGATTTAAAGATTATAATTTAAAACAAGACGAGTGGATGTATAACTTAGGAGGAGGATATTATTATTCTTTAGGATTTAATTTAACTCGAGTTCTGGAAAAATTAAAAATAAAGTATCAAGAAGATATTTTTTTAGAAAACAAATCATTTGATCAATATCTAAAAGAATACCTTGAGTAATATTATAATGAACCTTATCTGTGATGGTAAGGTTCATTTCTTAATATGGTAAATCCACGATATAACTGTTCTACAAAAAATAAACGTATCATTTGATGCGAAAATGTCATTTTGGATAACGATAGTTTACTATTAGCCCGGCTGTAAACTTCGGGGCTAAACCCATAGGGTCCTCCTATTGCAAAAATCAACTGTTTGATTCCGCTATTCATATGTTTTTGTAATACTTCAGAAAATAGTACAGAATCATATTGCTTTCCATTTTCATCGAGCAATATCAATACATCAGAATTTTCTACGTGATTAAGGATTAATTTTCCTTCTTTTTCCTTTTGTTGAGCTTCGCTTAAGTTTTTGGCATTTTTAATATCCGGAATAATTTCAAAACTAAATTTAATATAAAACTGTAACCTTTTGATATAGTTGTTGATAAGGTCATTGAGCTGCTTGTCATCTGTTTTGCCAACAGCAAGTAATTTGATATTCATGTGTATTTAATATTATAATAGTTTTTACTCAAAAACCAGATGAAACATAGATTTGTGATGTAAAGTAAATAAAAATACGATGTGCTTCTCACTTCGTACTTCCGACTTCTTTTTTTACATTAGCAAAAATAACCATTCAATATGATTAGCGAAACCCAATTCAATAAAGAAATTGATTTGATAATTACCAATGCCATACGCGAAGATGTAGGAGATGGCGATCATAGTTCATTAGCTTGTATTCCCGAATCAATCACAGGAAAAGCAAAACTTTTAGTTAAGGATGAAGGGATTCTGGCTGGAGTAGAGTTTGCAAAAAAAGTATTTAATTATGTAGACCCAAATATAAAAATCGAGACTTTACTAGAAGACGGGTCTCGTGTTAAATACGGAGATGTAGCTTTTTATGTTTCAGGAAGCTCACAATCTATTCTTAAAGCAGAACGATTAGTGCTTAATGCTATGCAAAGAATGAGTGCAATTGCTACCAAAACAAACCATTTTGTAACCCTTTTAGAAGGAACAGGAACTAAGATTTTAGATACCCGTAAAACAACTCCAGGAATACGAGCATTAGAAAAATGGGCGGTAAAGATTGGAGGAGGAGAGAACCATAGATTTGCATTATATGATATGGTAATGCTAAAAGATAACCATATCGATTTTGCCGGGGGAATTACTAAAGCTATAGAAAAAACCAAACAATACCTTTCTAATCAAAACCTTGATCTTAAAATTATTGTTGAAGCTCGAGACCTTAATGAGATCAAAGAAATACTTCAAACACCGGGAGTATATCGAATATTAATTGATAATTTTAATTATGAAGATACTCGGGAAGCTGTAAAATTAATTGGTGATTCGTGTCTTACTGAATCTAGCGGAGGAATTAATGAAGAAACCGTACGTAACTATGCAGAATGTGGTGTAGATTATATTAGTAGTGGTGCGCTAACACATTCTGTATATAATCTGGATTTGAGCTTGAAAGCTGTTTAATATATGTCGAAACCCGTAGAAGATAGGCTTAATAAGATTCCTGTGATCAATATATTGGTCAAAATAGGGAAGAAACTTATTCTTCCTGGTTTTGAAGGACTGTCGATATACGACCTAATAGAGATTTATGTAATCGGAATTATAAAAGGCACTTTTTCGGCTAGAGCCAGTGCGATATCATGGAGTTTTTTTCTTTCTCTATTTCCATTCTTATTATTTCTTCTTAATTTGATTCCTTACGTGCCGATAGATGGGTTTGAGGAGAATTTTTTTGAATTTGTTAACGGAGCATTACCGAATCAATCGTCAGATTTTTTCTCCGGGATATTCGAAGATATTGCATCTAATCCTCGAGGAGGATTATTATCAACTGTTTTTGTGCTATCTATACTTTTTATGACTAATGGGATTAATGCAGTTTTCTCTGGTTTTGAATATTCGTATCATGTAACACTTAATAGAAATTTTGTACGACAGTATGTAGTAGCATTAGGGGTGTCTATTATCGTGGCATCGTTATTGTTAATTACAGTTATAGGAACTTTATACTTTTCGTATTTGGTAGATGATTTAAATAAAATGGGAGTTGTTGACGATACTGTTTTTTGGTTAACATTAGGTAAATATGCGCTATTTGTCTTTATGATATTTGTAATTATTGCTACCTTATTTTATTTCGGTACCTCAGAAGGAAAACAAAATAAATTCTTTTCACCCGGTGCGTTTATGACCACTTTTTTGATTATTATTACAACATATCTATTTGGAGTATATATAGATAACTTCTCTAATTATAATCAATTGTATGGTTCTATTGGAGCAATGTTGATATTAATGTTATATATATGGCTTAATGCTAATTTGTTATTGCTGGGTTTTGAACTTAATGCATCATTAAATCAATTAAGAAAGAATTTTAATACATAATTTTACTAACATAGATTTCTAATAATTTTTTAAAATGAAAAAACTAAGTATATTATTTATAGCGCTTTTAACTATTGTATCTGTTCAGGCTCAAACCAAAATTGGTGATGCTACATTACCTAATATGGTAAAATTTAATGAAGAAGATTTGACCATTAATGGAGGAGGCCTAAGAGAAAAATTCTTTTTTGATATTTATGCAGGAGCATTATATCTTAAGAAAAAAAGTAGTAATGCCAGTGCAATAGCCAAAGCAGATGAAACTATGGCAATTAAATTACATATTCTATCAGGTATGATGTCTAGAAGTAAAATGGCTAATGCATTACGTGAAGG is a window encoding:
- a CDS encoding YihY/virulence factor BrkB family protein, with protein sequence MSKPVEDRLNKIPVINILVKIGKKLILPGFEGLSIYDLIEIYVIGIIKGTFSARASAISWSFFLSLFPFLLFLLNLIPYVPIDGFEENFFEFVNGALPNQSSDFFSGIFEDIASNPRGGLLSTVFVLSILFMTNGINAVFSGFEYSYHVTLNRNFVRQYVVALGVSIIVASLLLITVIGTLYFSYLVDDLNKMGVVDDTVFWLTLGKYALFVFMIFVIIATLFYFGTSEGKQNKFFSPGAFMTTFLIIITTYLFGVYIDNFSNYNQLYGSIGAMLILMLYIWLNANLLLLGFELNASLNQLRKNFNT
- a CDS encoding Maf-like protein, translated to MLKDILKGKNIILASGSPRRQQFFKDLDLDFSIQLKEIEEVYPDHLKAEEISDYLAKLKANAFTDLHPKDILITSDTIVWHKNNALGKPKNLIEASEMINSLSGDTHEVITSVCFKTINQIIVVHQTTKVTFKELSPEEIEYYVQTYKPLDKAGAYGIQEWIGFIGISNIEGSHFNVMGLPTHLVYETLRQLA
- the rlmH gene encoding 23S rRNA (pseudouridine(1915)-N(3))-methyltransferase RlmH — its product is MNIKLLAVGKTDDKQLNDLINNYIKRLQFYIKFSFEIIPDIKNAKNLSEAQQKEKEGKLILNHVENSDVLILLDENGKQYDSVLFSEVLQKHMNSGIKQLIFAIGGPYGFSPEVYSRANSKLSLSKMTFSHQMIRLFFVEQLYRGFTILRNEPYHHR
- a CDS encoding response regulator transcription factor; its protein translation is MKHILLAEDDFDFGSILKQYLEIHNYKVIWAKDGKEALSIFSEGKFDICVFDVMMPKMDGFTLAEQVVEIDPEIPFVFLTAKKMKEDKIRGLKLGADDYIVKPFEADILVLKLQNILKRTQKIESLKDDVVKIGNYEFDIVNHQLKLNGESQRLTEKETLLIQYLWEHRNRMIKREDVLKDIWGNDDFFSGRSMDVFISRLRKYFKEDNTINIESVRGVGLTFSIA
- a CDS encoding chalcone isomerase family protein, which codes for MKKLSILFIALLTIVSVQAQTKIGDATLPNMVKFNEEDLTINGGGLREKFFFDIYAGALYLKKKSSNASAIAKADETMAIKLHILSGMMSRSKMANALREGFKKSTNGNMKPYNERIEKFIGFINNEIEVDQIYDMVYEKGKGSVIYKDGKEKGYVTGLDFKEALFNIWLGSKPADKGLKKEMLGR
- a CDS encoding geranylgeranylglycerol-phosphate geranylgeranyltransferase, encoding MLSYLKLIKFDNLLIIAFAQLCLKYGLFEPFNIAITLNGLGIAILMAATFCIAAAGNIIIEIYNQEDTGVKGVLYDSITEKSANRLFIILNVIGVLIGFYLANLINRPGFAALFIVISGVFYIYASYLKEIIVLKNCILALLIGLSLIVVGIFDLLPAITEKNRASQTVIFSIILDYSIFAFMIILLREIIKDCLHIDRDHNLGIRTIPIVLGKNRTTKLIGVLTLLPIISVIYYIYNYLFSNSKAVIFVLILIVAPLLYFMIKSFSAESDQQFKRLALLLKIILFGASISLLFYQFVLV
- the nadC gene encoding carboxylating nicotinate-nucleotide diphosphorylase translates to MISETQFNKEIDLIITNAIREDVGDGDHSSLACIPESITGKAKLLVKDEGILAGVEFAKKVFNYVDPNIKIETLLEDGSRVKYGDVAFYVSGSSQSILKAERLVLNAMQRMSAIATKTNHFVTLLEGTGTKILDTRKTTPGIRALEKWAVKIGGGENHRFALYDMVMLKDNHIDFAGGITKAIEKTKQYLSNQNLDLKIIVEARDLNEIKEILQTPGVYRILIDNFNYEDTREAVKLIGDSCLTESSGGINEETVRNYAECGVDYISSGALTHSVYNLDLSLKAV
- a CDS encoding sensor histidine kinase, with the translated sequence MKKKINILIITSILTLLALSGIQGYLIYNTYQLKKDVFIKETKKAVSSIDNTKEMDSIAELWYNQLTKNLIEYRKNNLLKNETIERFKPFTDSLNNIFNEYYKKEIGKVNLRYELKYKKTIKSIIIHDNNLLDTVFKAKEESNYFLFGEDFPDEEGNVISSGRWFTEQDIEDDSGVEIIKTQLNLEIRTVDSISIIGWKRIVFGQMASLFLFSVILLLFVVVLLFYSIKTVIRQKKIADVRNDFINNITHELKTPLATLGIASKSLRSKETQNSPKIFSSALDILDRQNNRLQKLIDQVMNNTLGSEEIILSKEQVLDAKYFKEVVEDFKVSVKDKQVDVSMKIEFRDVNLYIDKFLFTTALFNVLENAVKYGKEKVEIRIRTERKNDTYTISIRDNGIGISEKEHHKIFEKFYRVTTGNIHDVKGLGLGLFYTNQIIKAHQGEINIESKPEEGTDFKITIPII